The following are encoded in a window of Limibacter armeniacum genomic DNA:
- a CDS encoding RNB domain-containing ribonuclease: protein MAFSLFAKRFGYDIDMKENKLAGSLNELSGKLEGKPEQNILEQQAIRTMAKAKYTTEPEGHYGLGFSHYTHFTSPIRRYPDMMSHRLLQHYLDGKQSPEAAEYEDKCVHSSQMEKRAADAERASVKYKQVEFMEKYVGQAMDGVISGVTEWGIFVELEETRCEGMIRISSMEDDYYVYDDEEMAIIGEKYKGTYRIGDRVRVLVLNTNIEKRTIDFEML from the coding sequence ATGGCATTCTCTCTGTTCGCTAAGCGATTCGGTTATGACATAGATATGAAGGAGAATAAGCTTGCTGGTTCGTTGAATGAGTTGTCAGGAAAGCTGGAAGGTAAACCTGAACAGAATATTTTGGAGCAGCAAGCGATCCGTACAATGGCTAAGGCAAAATATACAACGGAACCTGAAGGACATTACGGATTAGGATTCAGTCACTATACACATTTTACTTCGCCAATTCGTCGATACCCAGATATGATGTCACATAGGTTGTTGCAACATTACCTTGATGGTAAGCAATCTCCTGAGGCGGCAGAATATGAAGACAAATGTGTGCATTCCTCACAAATGGAGAAAAGAGCTGCCGATGCTGAACGTGCTTCTGTTAAGTATAAGCAAGTGGAGTTTATGGAGAAGTATGTGGGGCAAGCGATGGATGGAGTAATCTCAGGTGTAACGGAATGGGGTATCTTTGTAGAGCTTGAAGAAACAAGATGTGAAGGTATGATCCGTATTTCCTCAATGGAAGATGATTACTATGTCTACGATGATGAGGAAATGGCTATAATAGGTGAGAAGTATAAGGGTACCTACCGTATTGGAGACCGAGTAAGAGTATTGGTTCTGAATACAAATATCGAGAAAAGAACCATTGATTTTGAAATGCTTTAA
- a CDS encoding GlmU family protein has translation MNVILFDDPENRVNLLPFTFVRPVSALRVGIMTLAEKWEKALGTDVSYLTQDYLQEKFPLQAGSDNLYINASVCPNSELVDRIHKLKEGQCLMWKDELLAVRTMEHFRDPSEVSATKYVQKDIVITPVIIRYPWDIFINTRNQIIADFPVVTEGRKSAPIEDRFTVVYGEENIFVEEGASIRAAILNAEKGPIYIGKGAEIHEGSVIRGACSIGEGTKINMSAKVHEDCSFGPYCKVGGEVSNSVFQGYSNKGHDGFLGNSVLAEWCNLGADTNTSNLKNNYGEVKVWNYKTRNLIETGQMFCGLMMGDHSKAGINTMFNTGTVVGVSANIFGGGFPDKHIPSFAWGGIEDTVTADFDKMCEVATAVMGRRHVDFTEVDRQILKRVFEITALDRN, from the coding sequence ATGAATGTAATTCTGTTTGATGATCCTGAGAACAGGGTGAATCTATTGCCATTTACATTTGTTCGTCCTGTATCAGCATTGAGAGTGGGAATCATGACTCTTGCAGAAAAGTGGGAAAAGGCATTGGGTACGGATGTATCTTACCTTACTCAGGATTATTTGCAGGAAAAATTCCCTTTGCAGGCAGGCAGTGACAACTTGTATATAAATGCTTCTGTATGTCCGAATTCAGAATTGGTAGATCGGATTCATAAATTGAAGGAGGGACAATGTCTAATGTGGAAAGATGAACTGCTTGCAGTTCGTACTATGGAACATTTTAGAGATCCTTCGGAGGTTTCGGCTACTAAATACGTACAGAAGGATATAGTGATAACACCAGTGATTATCAGGTATCCATGGGATATTTTTATTAATACCCGTAATCAGATAATTGCAGACTTTCCTGTTGTGACAGAAGGTAGAAAAAGTGCTCCAATTGAAGATCGCTTCACAGTAGTATATGGAGAGGAAAACATTTTTGTTGAAGAGGGAGCAAGTATACGAGCTGCTATTCTGAATGCTGAAAAAGGACCTATCTATATAGGTAAAGGAGCTGAGATCCATGAAGGCTCAGTAATCAGAGGGGCATGTAGTATTGGAGAGGGAACCAAGATCAACATGAGTGCAAAAGTTCATGAGGATTGTAGTTTTGGACCTTATTGTAAAGTTGGAGGAGAGGTGAGTAACTCAGTATTTCAAGGTTATAGCAATAAGGGACATGATGGTTTCCTAGGAAACTCTGTATTGGCTGAGTGGTGTAATTTAGGTGCAGATACAAATACTTCAAACCTCAAAAACAATTATGGTGAGGTGAAGGTTTGGAATTATAAAACCCGAAACCTGATTGAAACAGGTCAGATGTTTTGTGGGTTAATGATGGGAGACCATTCAAAAGCAGGTATTAACACGATGTTCAACACAGGTACTGTAGTTGGTGTAAGTGCAAATATCTTTGGCGGAGGTTTTCCAGATAAACATATTCCTTCATTTGCGTGGGGAGGGATAGAAGATACAGTAACTGCAGATTTCGATAAAATGTGCGAGGTGGCAACAGCCGTAATGGGGCGTCGTCATGTAGATTTTACGGAGGTAGATAGGCAGATACTAAAACGTGTGTTTGAAATAACAGCTCTAGACCGAAATTAG
- the polX gene encoding DNA polymerase/3'-5' exonuclease PolX, translated as MVSNKEIAKVIKSAASLMEVHGANAFKTRAYSSAVFNIEKSEEALGGKSSDELQELGFSKSMAEKIVEISGTGSFADFDKLLEETPEGVVKMLEIKGIGGKKIATIWKELEIETIEALEKACRENKVQALKGFGAKTEQTILEQIQFLEENKGKLYYAEAEPLAQSFVEYLQQAGFSLVEASGEVRRKMEIVETLQWVVATDDFSKLKNELVNIPDWEYHEKDSGPNVWRGEITDLGMPVEVKIAKEQDFAKTLLLNSCDGKHLSLVGEKGKILSEIVRTTSQSSEEAYYEVAGLPFFPPEMRDGFFERELLQNGGVPELVKMEDLKGILHNHSTYSDGKHTLEEMARHCKELGYDYLGITDHSKSAFYANGLNEDRIRQQHAEIDELNKQLAPFKIFKGIESDILNDGSLDYSDDVLASFDFIIASIHSNLKMDKKKATDRLLKAIANPYTTMLGHPTGRLLLKREGYPIDHKMVIDACAEHNVMIEINAHPWRLDLDWRWVRYALSKGVMISVNPDAHEMEGYQYMRFGLLVGRKAGLTKEMTLNAMSTEEVAKRFAEKNNKQ; from the coding sequence ATGGTTTCAAATAAAGAAATAGCAAAAGTTATCAAGTCAGCAGCTTCTTTGATGGAAGTACATGGTGCTAATGCTTTCAAAACGCGTGCATATTCCTCTGCCGTATTTAATATTGAAAAATCAGAAGAAGCATTGGGTGGAAAATCTTCTGATGAGCTTCAGGAATTGGGCTTTTCCAAAAGCATGGCAGAGAAAATTGTAGAAATATCTGGCACAGGATCGTTTGCTGATTTTGATAAACTATTGGAAGAAACTCCAGAAGGGGTTGTCAAAATGCTTGAGATCAAAGGTATTGGAGGTAAGAAAATTGCCACAATCTGGAAAGAACTTGAGATCGAAACCATAGAGGCTTTGGAGAAGGCTTGCCGTGAAAATAAGGTGCAGGCTTTAAAAGGATTTGGTGCCAAGACTGAACAGACAATTCTTGAGCAGATCCAATTTCTGGAAGAAAACAAAGGGAAGCTGTACTATGCTGAAGCTGAACCTTTAGCCCAAAGCTTTGTGGAATATTTGCAGCAGGCAGGTTTTTCATTAGTAGAGGCAAGCGGTGAAGTACGACGAAAGATGGAAATTGTAGAGACTCTTCAGTGGGTCGTGGCAACGGATGATTTTTCAAAACTTAAAAATGAATTGGTGAATATCCCTGATTGGGAATATCACGAGAAGGACTCAGGACCTAATGTTTGGAGAGGTGAGATTACGGATTTAGGAATGCCTGTTGAGGTGAAAATTGCCAAGGAACAGGATTTTGCTAAAACATTATTGCTTAATTCTTGCGATGGAAAACACCTTTCATTGGTTGGAGAAAAAGGAAAAATACTTTCTGAAATAGTGAGAACAACTTCCCAATCAAGTGAGGAGGCTTACTATGAAGTGGCTGGGTTGCCATTCTTTCCTCCTGAGATGAGAGATGGTTTTTTTGAAAGAGAATTACTCCAAAATGGAGGAGTACCTGAGCTGGTTAAGATGGAAGACTTGAAAGGAATCTTGCATAACCACTCTACTTACTCTGATGGAAAACACACATTAGAGGAAATGGCACGCCACTGTAAGGAGTTAGGTTATGATTACTTAGGTATTACGGATCACTCCAAATCAGCATTTTATGCTAATGGCTTGAATGAAGATCGTATTAGGCAACAACATGCTGAAATTGATGAACTGAACAAGCAACTGGCTCCATTTAAAATCTTTAAGGGGATTGAATCTGATATTTTGAATGATGGGAGTTTGGACTATTCAGATGATGTCTTGGCAAGCTTTGATTTTATCATAGCCTCAATTCATTCTAATCTGAAGATGGATAAAAAGAAGGCAACAGACCGATTACTTAAAGCTATTGCCAATCCATATACCACAATGCTGGGACATCCGACGGGAAGACTTTTATTAAAACGAGAAGGCTATCCAATAGATCATAAAATGGTAATAGATGCCTGTGCAGAACACAATGTAATGATTGAGATCAATGCTCACCCTTGGAGATTGGATCTAGATTGGAGATGGGTTCGCTATGCATTGTCTAAAGGGGTTATGATCAGTGTGAATCCAGATGCGCATGAGATGGAAGGTTATCAGTATATGCGATTTGGTTTACTAGTGGGGAGAAAAGCAGGACTAACAAAAGAAATGACCTTGAATGCGATGAGTACCGAAGAGGTAGCCAAGCGTTTTGCAGAGAAGAATAACAAGCAATAA
- a CDS encoding carbon-nitrogen hydrolase, which yields MAKQNILKVGLVQQTCTNNREENVAKSIAGIRDCVAKGAELVVLQELHTGIYFCQAEDVDMFDLAESIPGPSTEEFGAIAKELGIVLVTSLFEKRAPGIYHNTAVVLEKDGSIAGTYRKMHIPDDPAYYEKFYFTPGDLGFEPIETSVGTLGVLVCWDQWYPEGARMMAMAGADMLIYPTAIGYEMADTQDEKDRQRNAWIISQRGHAVANGLPVISVNRTGFEKDFSGVTDGIQFWGNSFVVGPQGEFLYEASNDNEENIVVEVDLQRSEDVRRIWPFFRDRRIDAYGDLTKRFRK from the coding sequence ATGGCAAAACAGAATATACTGAAGGTTGGTTTGGTACAGCAAACTTGTACCAACAACAGGGAAGAAAACGTAGCAAAAAGCATCGCAGGTATTCGTGATTGTGTTGCTAAAGGTGCAGAATTGGTAGTTTTACAGGAGTTGCATACAGGCATCTACTTCTGTCAGGCAGAAGATGTGGACATGTTTGATTTGGCGGAAAGTATTCCCGGTCCATCCACAGAAGAGTTCGGAGCAATAGCCAAAGAGTTGGGAATCGTATTGGTAACATCTCTTTTTGAAAAGAGAGCACCAGGTATTTATCATAATACAGCAGTCGTATTGGAAAAAGACGGAAGTATTGCTGGTACATACCGTAAGATGCATATTCCTGATGATCCTGCATATTATGAGAAATTCTACTTTACACCTGGAGATCTAGGTTTTGAACCAATTGAAACTTCAGTGGGAACCTTGGGCGTATTGGTATGTTGGGATCAGTGGTATCCTGAAGGTGCAAGAATGATGGCAATGGCAGGTGCTGATATGTTGATTTATCCAACAGCTATAGGTTATGAAATGGCTGATACGCAGGATGAAAAAGACAGGCAGCGAAATGCTTGGATCATCTCTCAACGAGGACATGCTGTAGCTAATGGTTTACCTGTTATCAGTGTAAACAGAACAGGTTTTGAAAAGGATTTTTCAGGAGTAACAGACGGGATTCAGTTTTGGGGTAACAGCTTTGTGGTTGGTCCTCAAGGGGAATTCTTGTATGAAGCTTCCAATGACAATGAAGAAAATATTGTTGTGGAAGTAGATTTGCAAAGAAGTGAAGATGTTCGCCGAATCTGGCCATTTTTCAGGGATAGGAGAATTGATGCCTATGGCGACTTGACTAAAAGATTTAGAAAATAA
- the atpD gene encoding F0F1 ATP synthase subunit beta produces the protein MSNLGKVTQVIGPVVDVSFEDDAQLPAIYNALTVKKDNGQEIVLEVQQHLGEDRVRTVAMDGTEGLRRGIEVVDTGAPIAMPVGDDIKGRLFNVIGEAIDGMKQPSGAQKAAIHKSAPKFEDLSTSTEVLFTGIKVIDLLEPYAKGGKVGLFGGAGVGKTVLIMELINNIAKAYSGISVFAGVGERTREGNDLLREMIESGVIKYGKEFVEDMEKGGWDLSKVDYDELATSQATLVFGQMNEPPGARARVALSGLTVAEYFRDGDGEGQGRDILFFVDNIFRFTQAGSEVSALLGRMPSAVGYQPTLATEMGAMQERITSTKRGSITSVQAVYVPADDLTDPAPATTFSHLDAQTVLSRKIASLGIYPAVDPLDSTSRILSPDILGDEHYNTAQRVKETLQRYNELQDIIAILGMDELSDEDKLIVHRARRVQRFLSQPFHVAEQFTGLKGVLVDIKDTIKGFNEILDGKWDHLPEGAFNLVGSIEDAVAKGEKMLAEATK, from the coding sequence ATGTCAAATCTTGGTAAGGTTACTCAAGTTATTGGACCGGTAGTGGACGTGAGCTTCGAAGACGATGCTCAGCTTCCTGCAATATACAATGCCCTTACAGTAAAGAAGGACAACGGTCAAGAGATTGTTCTTGAGGTACAACAGCACCTCGGTGAAGATCGTGTACGTACAGTCGCTATGGACGGTACAGAAGGTCTTAGAAGAGGAATCGAAGTAGTTGATACAGGTGCACCAATCGCTATGCCTGTAGGTGATGACATTAAAGGTCGTCTGTTCAACGTTATTGGAGAAGCGATCGATGGCATGAAGCAGCCTTCAGGCGCTCAAAAAGCAGCCATTCACAAATCGGCTCCTAAGTTTGAAGACCTTTCTACTTCAACAGAAGTGCTTTTCACAGGTATCAAAGTAATTGACCTGTTGGAGCCATATGCAAAAGGTGGTAAAGTTGGTTTGTTCGGTGGTGCCGGTGTAGGTAAAACCGTATTGATCATGGAGCTTATCAACAACATTGCAAAAGCATACTCAGGTATCTCCGTATTTGCCGGTGTAGGTGAAAGAACTCGTGAAGGTAATGACCTTCTGAGAGAGATGATCGAATCAGGCGTTATCAAATACGGTAAGGAATTCGTTGAGGACATGGAGAAAGGTGGATGGGACCTAAGCAAAGTAGACTACGATGAGTTGGCTACTTCTCAGGCGACACTGGTATTCGGTCAGATGAACGAACCTCCAGGTGCCCGTGCTCGTGTAGCCCTTTCAGGTCTTACAGTAGCAGAGTACTTCCGTGACGGTGATGGCGAAGGCCAAGGCCGTGACATCCTGTTCTTCGTTGACAACATCTTCCGTTTCACGCAGGCAGGTTCAGAAGTATCAGCCCTTCTTGGTCGTATGCCATCAGCAGTAGGTTACCAGCCAACACTGGCTACTGAAATGGGTGCCATGCAGGAGCGTATTACTTCAACTAAGAGAGGTTCCATTACTTCAGTACAGGCAGTTTACGTACCAGCGGATGACTTGACTGACCCAGCGCCAGCAACGACATTCTCTCACTTGGACGCACAAACTGTACTTTCTCGTAAAATTGCTTCCCTTGGTATCTACCCTGCGGTAGACCCATTGGATTCAACTTCACGTATCCTTTCTCCAGATATTCTTGGAGACGAGCACTACAACACTGCTCAAAGAGTGAAAGAAACGCTTCAGCGTTACAACGAGCTGCAGGATATCATCGCCATCCTTGGTATGGATGAACTTTCTGACGAAGATAAACTGATCGTACACAGAGCTCGTCGTGTGCAGCGTTTCCTTTCTCAGCCATTCCACGTAGCAGAACAGTTTACTGGTCTGAAAGGTGTTCTTGTTGATATCAAAGATACTATCAAAGGTTTCAACGAGATTCTGGATGGTAAGTGGGACCACTTGCCAGAAGGTGCCTTCAACTTGGTAGGTTCTATCGAGGATGCGGTAGCGAAAGGCGAGAAAATGCTGGCTGAAGCAACGAAGTAA
- a CDS encoding sugar 3,4-ketoisomerase, with protein sequence MKGFDQPYIISLCEKGEPETGYVTIAEHHELIPFEVKRTFWTYNTPESHTRGNHAHKTTQELLVCVNGSITVETSNTEGNTVSFVLDNPQKALYLPPFVWRTIRYSNGAVLLVMASTVYDKSDYLMNQKKWLAYYTAEKQMAEG encoded by the coding sequence ATGAAAGGATTTGACCAGCCCTATATCATTTCACTCTGCGAAAAAGGCGAGCCTGAAACAGGTTATGTTACTATTGCTGAACATCACGAACTTATTCCGTTTGAGGTGAAGCGCACTTTTTGGACATATAATACCCCCGAATCACATACGCGTGGCAACCACGCCCACAAAACGACTCAGGAATTACTAGTCTGTGTAAATGGCAGTATTACTGTTGAAACCAGTAACACAGAAGGCAATACCGTCTCTTTTGTTTTGGACAATCCCCAAAAGGCACTCTACTTACCTCCTTTTGTATGGAGAACTATCCGATATTCAAACGGTGCAGTACTTCTAGTAATGGCTTCCACTGTTTATGACAAATCTGACTACCTTATGAATCAGAAAAAGTGGTTAGCCTATTATACTGCTGAAAAACAAATGGCTGAAGGATAA
- a CDS encoding type B 50S ribosomal protein L31: MRQGIHPEYREVVFHDLTSDEKFLTRSAIETKETIDFEGETYPLIKVEISSASHPYYTGKKSAINKAGRVERFNKKYGRS, encoded by the coding sequence ATGAGACAAGGAATCCATCCTGAATATAGAGAGGTTGTATTTCACGACCTGACAAGCGACGAGAAATTTTTGACTCGTTCAGCTATCGAAACAAAAGAAACAATTGACTTCGAAGGCGAGACTTACCCACTGATCAAAGTGGAAATTAGCTCTGCTTCTCACCCTTACTACACAGGTAAGAAGTCAGCTATCAACAAAGCTGGTAGAGTTGAGCGTTTCAACAAGAAATACGGAAGAAGCTAA
- the pheS gene encoding phenylalanine--tRNA ligase subunit alpha, translated as MLEQVEKIAKEIENTEVKLKEELEAFRLKFVSNKGVIGELFGKMKEIEPDQRKEFGQQINALKNAAQAKFKELQDTFENQAMQNIKHDDLTLPSIPNELGTIHPLTKVREDIIRIFERIGFNLSEGPEIEDDWHNFSALNFPPNHPAREMQDTFFVEKDPDIALRTHTSSVQVRVMENQEPPIRTLSPGRVYRNETISARAHCMFHQIEGLYINENVSFKDMKDTLYYFAKEFFGADTKIRLRPSYFPFTEPSAEIDISCSVCHGKGCNICKYSGWVEIGGCGMVDPNVLKASGIDPEKYTGFAFGMGVERMALLKYGINDLRLFTENDVRFLRQFSSI; from the coding sequence ATGCTTGAGCAGGTAGAAAAGATAGCGAAGGAAATAGAAAACACCGAAGTAAAGCTGAAAGAGGAACTGGAAGCTTTCCGTTTGAAATTTGTAAGCAACAAAGGTGTGATCGGAGAACTTTTTGGTAAGATGAAGGAAATTGAACCTGATCAGCGAAAAGAATTCGGTCAGCAAATCAATGCCTTGAAAAACGCTGCTCAAGCCAAGTTCAAGGAGTTGCAGGATACGTTCGAAAATCAGGCAATGCAGAACATCAAGCATGATGACTTGACGCTTCCAAGCATTCCAAACGAATTGGGTACGATCCATCCACTTACAAAAGTAAGAGAGGATATCATTAGAATCTTTGAAAGAATTGGCTTCAACCTTTCAGAGGGACCTGAAATCGAGGATGATTGGCACAACTTCTCAGCATTGAACTTCCCGCCGAACCACCCGGCAAGAGAAATGCAGGATACGTTCTTTGTAGAAAAAGATCCTGATATTGCTTTGCGTACACACACTTCGTCTGTACAGGTACGTGTAATGGAGAATCAAGAGCCTCCAATCAGAACACTATCACCAGGACGTGTATACCGTAACGAAACTATTTCGGCAAGAGCGCACTGTATGTTCCACCAGATTGAGGGACTTTATATCAATGAGAATGTAAGCTTCAAGGATATGAAGGATACATTGTACTACTTTGCCAAAGAGTTTTTCGGAGCAGATACAAAAATCCGTTTGCGTCCTTCTTACTTCCCATTTACTGAGCCAAGTGCTGAAATTGATATCAGCTGTTCAGTATGTCATGGCAAAGGCTGTAACATCTGTAAGTACTCAGGTTGGGTAGAAATTGGAGGTTGTGGTATGGTAGACCCTAACGTATTGAAAGCCTCAGGCATTGATCCTGAAAAATATACAGGTTTTGCATTTGGTATGGGAGTGGAGCGTATGGCACTTCTGAAATATGGAATTAACGACTTACGTCTGTTTACAGAGAATGATGTACGATTCTTACGTCAGTTCTCATCTATATAA
- a CDS encoding ribonuclease R family protein: MSKKKKDNKNTANKKKRHSKSEGTEGAALMVKNIMTLLNSAPEKPFSHRQITKQLQLKKKGQKDLLEKLLDKLVEEQQLLKIGYRYQSTNSQGLIRGTVDHVNPRFGYIVTGEDEADIWVSTPNLNRALDGDTVEIRTYFNGRKRRTEGEVVRIVERARDEFIGHLELSARFAFVVTMGRKMHQDIFIPKNGLGDAKHGDKVIAKIDRWKEDDKNPIGKVIKVLGRAGENETEIHSIMFEYGLPFKFPDEVEMEAEAIPEEIPAEEIKKRRDFRTRTTFTIDPLTAKDFDDALSIRKMKNGQWEIGVHIADVTHYVRPDTILEEEAEKRATSVYLVDRTVPMLPEKLSNGLCSLNPNVDRLAFSAVFNMDEEGKIYKQWFGRTVIHSDRRFTYEEAQERIESGEGDYAEEIITLNEIAKKMKDDRFRNGAISFESVEFRFELDEDGKPLGLFPRIRKDAHKMIEEFMLLANKRVAEYVYRKKKRIRMQRWFTGFTTLQTLKK; this comes from the coding sequence ATGAGTAAAAAGAAAAAAGACAATAAAAACACAGCCAATAAGAAAAAGAGACACAGTAAAAGTGAAGGTACAGAAGGGGCTGCATTGATGGTTAAGAATATCATGACCTTACTGAACTCAGCTCCTGAAAAGCCTTTTTCTCATAGGCAGATTACCAAGCAACTTCAGTTGAAAAAGAAGGGACAGAAAGACTTACTGGAGAAGTTGCTAGACAAGTTGGTTGAAGAACAGCAATTGTTGAAGATAGGTTACAGGTACCAATCGACCAATTCACAAGGTTTGATACGTGGAACAGTAGATCATGTAAACCCTCGCTTTGGTTATATTGTAACCGGAGAGGATGAGGCTGATATTTGGGTAAGTACTCCCAACTTGAATCGAGCGCTTGATGGCGATACAGTTGAAATTAGAACCTATTTTAATGGACGCAAGCGTCGTACAGAGGGAGAAGTTGTTAGGATAGTAGAACGTGCCCGTGATGAATTTATTGGTCACTTAGAGTTATCGGCAAGGTTTGCCTTTGTCGTGACGATGGGACGTAAAATGCACCAAGATATCTTTATTCCTAAAAATGGTTTGGGCGACGCCAAGCATGGCGATAAAGTGATTGCCAAAATTGACCGTTGGAAGGAAGATGATAAAAACCCAATTGGAAAAGTAATCAAAGTATTGGGTAGAGCAGGAGAGAATGAGACAGAGATCCATTCGATCATGTTTGAATATGGATTGCCATTTAAGTTTCCTGATGAAGTGGAAATGGAAGCGGAAGCGATTCCTGAAGAAATACCAGCTGAGGAAATCAAGAAAAGGAGAGATTTCCGTACCCGTACCACATTTACGATTGACCCACTTACAGCAAAAGATTTTGATGATGCGCTGTCAATCAGGAAAATGAAAAATGGTCAGTGGGAGATAGGGGTACACATTGCAGATGTAACTCACTATGTTCGTCCTGATACAATACTGGAAGAAGAAGCTGAAAAGCGAGCAACATCAGTATACTTGGTGGACAGAACGGTACCGATGCTTCCTGAAAAGCTGTCAAATGGTCTTTGTTCATTGAATCCTAATGTGGATAGATTGGCATTTTCTGCAGTATTCAATATGGATGAAGAGGGGAAAATCTACAAACAATGGTTTGGTAGAACAGTGATTCACTCTGACAGAAGGTTTACTTATGAAGAAGCGCAGGAAAGAATCGAATCAGGTGAAGGAGATTATGCAGAAGAGATCATTACGCTGAATGAAATTGCCAAGAAGATGAAAGATGACCGTTTCCGTAACGGCGCTATTTCATTTGAGTCGGTAGAATTCCGTTTTGAGTTGGATGAGGATGGCAAACCTTTAGGGCTTTTCCCTAGAATCCGAAAGGATGCCCATAAGATGATCGAGGAGTTTATGTTGCTTGCAAATAAGCGTGTAGCAGAATATGTTTACCGCAAGAAAAAGAGAATAAGAATGCAACGATGGTTTACAGGGTTCACGACTCTCCAGACCCTGAAAAAGTAA
- a CDS encoding phosphoribosyltransferase family protein, which translates to MTSANVILTHNQIIQKIRRIAFEIYEQNFDEAEVVFAGIVGTGYRMAQLLEEQYRQVSTMNTQLVKVTIDKKAPLQTFIELDCELESLEGKVIVMVDDVLNTGKTIAYSMKPFLNIRVSKLQVAVMVDRSYRRFPVFVDYMGYELSTTVNEHVEVQLDDENNYQVTLT; encoded by the coding sequence ATGACATCAGCAAACGTTATCCTGACACACAATCAGATAATCCAGAAGATACGTCGGATTGCTTTTGAAATTTATGAGCAAAACTTTGATGAAGCCGAAGTGGTTTTTGCAGGTATTGTAGGAACTGGGTATCGCATGGCGCAACTGTTGGAAGAGCAATACAGACAGGTGTCTACCATGAATACACAATTGGTAAAAGTGACTATTGACAAGAAGGCTCCTCTACAAACCTTTATAGAACTGGATTGTGAACTTGAGTCATTGGAAGGAAAGGTTATTGTAATGGTGGATGATGTATTGAATACAGGAAAAACCATTGCATACAGTATGAAGCCTTTCTTGAATATCCGTGTAAGTAAACTGCAAGTGGCCGTGATGGTAGACCGTAGTTACAGAAGGTTCCCTGTATTTGTTGATTACATGGGGTATGAGTTGTCAACTACAGTCAATGAACATGTAGAAGTACAACTGGATGATGAAAATAACTATCAGGTAACGCTTACCTAG
- a CDS encoding 2'-5' RNA ligase family protein: MIALDFAVIPPDNLLEESIAVNRQLGDTQLLLEKEHTVPHISVCMCLAREEDLPQITHELSEVAKQFQVKALHVESIYRHGEETIGWNVKKEAWLEHLHDVSVAIMSKYHHTIALDDTSCFAWVSEQNPTSGLRYLNHYFTQYAYEHFYPHITIGKGYTDMLESKIGKSYDGGHLALYHLGSGCTCQKLIQRF, encoded by the coding sequence ATGATCGCATTAGACTTTGCAGTGATTCCGCCTGACAATTTGTTGGAGGAATCTATTGCGGTAAACCGTCAGCTTGGTGATACCCAGCTTTTGCTGGAAAAAGAGCATACGGTTCCGCATATTTCTGTTTGTATGTGTTTAGCCCGTGAGGAAGACTTACCTCAAATCACCCATGAATTGTCAGAAGTGGCAAAACAATTTCAAGTGAAAGCCCTGCATGTTGAAAGTATATACAGACATGGAGAGGAAACTATTGGGTGGAATGTGAAAAAAGAAGCTTGGCTTGAACATCTTCATGATGTGTCAGTGGCAATTATGTCCAAGTACCATCATACAATAGCATTAGATGATACTTCATGCTTTGCATGGGTTAGTGAACAGAATCCAACTTCAGGTCTCCGATACTTGAACCATTATTTTACCCAGTATGCCTATGAGCATTTCTATCCACATATTACGATAGGGAAAGGTTATACGGATATGTTGGAAAGTAAAATTGGGAAAAGTTACGACGGAGGGCACTTAGCTTTGTATCATTTAGGGTCAGGTTGTACGTGTCAGAAATTGATTCAGCGTTTTTAA
- the atpC gene encoding ATP synthase F1 subunit epsilon, with protein sequence MYLELITPDAKAFEGEVQAVKVPGINGEFEMLNKHADIISALTKGNVRITIKGGETKNFMIDGGTVELLNNKITILAEAIIG encoded by the coding sequence ATGTACCTGGAACTAATCACACCTGATGCAAAAGCCTTTGAAGGTGAGGTACAAGCAGTAAAGGTACCTGGCATCAATGGTGAGTTCGAAATGCTGAACAAGCACGCAGACATCATCAGTGCCTTGACAAAAGGTAACGTTCGTATCACAATCAAGGGTGGAGAAACTAAAAACTTCATGATTGATGGCGGTACGGTTGAACTGCTGAACAACAAGATCACAATTCTGGCTGAAGCAATTATTGGGTAA